In Janthinobacterium sp. 67, a genomic segment contains:
- a CDS encoding D-amino acid dehydrogenase — protein MRIVILGSGVIGVTSAYYLAKAGHEVTVIDRQPGPALETSFANAGQISPGYASPWAAPGIPLKAVKWMMQRHAPLAISLDGSAAQLKWMWQMLRNCTPEAYAVNKERMVRLAEYSRDCFKVLRAEAGITYEGRQQGTMQLFRTEKQYNDAAKDIEVLKEAGVPYEVLQRNELSRAEPALEAVKEKLFGGLRLPNDETGDCQLFTTRLSEMAEALGVKFRYGVSIDALLTQGDEIAGVQCGAEIVKADSYVVALGSYSTGFMKPLLDIPVYPLKGYSITVPIVNAAKAPVSTILDETYKIAVTRFDDRIRVGGMAEIAGYNLNLNPRRRETLEMVVNDLFPGGGNTAEATFWTGLRPMTPDGTPIVGRTPLRNLFLNTGHGTLGWTMSCGSAQLLADLMSSKKPAILADDLSVSRYSGAQGHGKLQHAAA, from the coding sequence ATGCGTATCGTGATTCTGGGTAGCGGCGTCATCGGCGTCACCAGTGCTTACTATCTGGCCAAGGCAGGACATGAGGTGACCGTCATCGACCGCCAGCCGGGCCCGGCACTGGAAACCAGCTTCGCGAATGCGGGGCAAATCTCGCCCGGCTACGCTTCGCCATGGGCCGCGCCCGGCATTCCCCTGAAAGCCGTGAAGTGGATGATGCAGCGCCACGCGCCCCTGGCCATTTCGCTCGACGGCAGCGCCGCCCAGCTCAAATGGATGTGGCAGATGTTGCGTAATTGCACACCGGAAGCATATGCCGTGAACAAGGAACGCATGGTGCGTCTGGCCGAATACAGCCGCGACTGCTTCAAGGTGCTGCGCGCCGAGGCGGGCATCACCTATGAAGGCCGCCAGCAAGGCACGATGCAATTGTTCCGTACCGAAAAGCAATACAACGACGCCGCCAAGGATATCGAAGTATTGAAAGAAGCAGGTGTGCCGTATGAAGTGCTGCAGCGCAACGAGCTGTCGCGCGCCGAGCCGGCCCTGGAAGCCGTCAAGGAGAAACTGTTCGGCGGCTTGCGCCTGCCCAACGATGAAACGGGCGATTGCCAGCTGTTTACCACCCGCCTGTCCGAGATGGCCGAGGCGCTGGGCGTGAAGTTCCGCTACGGCGTGTCCATCGACGCCTTGCTGACGCAGGGCGATGAAATCGCCGGCGTGCAATGCGGCGCGGAAATCGTCAAGGCCGATTCCTATGTGGTGGCCCTCGGTTCCTACTCGACGGGCTTCATGAAGCCGCTGCTCGACATTCCCGTGTATCCATTGAAGGGTTATTCGATCACCGTGCCTATCGTCAACGCGGCCAAGGCGCCCGTGTCGACCATCCTCGATGAAACCTACAAAATTGCCGTCACCCGTTTCGACGACCGCATCCGCGTGGGCGGCATGGCGGAAATCGCCGGCTACAACCTGAACCTGAACCCGCGCCGCCGCGAAACCCTGGAAATGGTCGTCAACGACCTGTTCCCCGGCGGCGGCAACACGGCCGAAGCGACATTCTGGACGGGCTTGCGGCCGATGACGCCGGACGGCACGCCTATCGTCGGCCGCACGCCGCTGCGCAACCTGTTCCTGAACACGGGCCACGGCACCCTGGGCTGGACCATGTCCTGCGGTTCGGCGCAATTGCTGGCCGACCTGATGTCGTCGAAAAAGCCGGCCATCCTGGCCGATGACCTGTCCGTCAGCCGCTACAGCGGCGCGCAGGGCCATGGCAAACTGCAACACGCGGCGGCCTGA
- a CDS encoding YdcF family protein has protein sequence MRKITVLGSSAVGVFLLATAALMLAGLNDKLAPADVIVVPGNTIAPDGTPSPRLQARLDVALKQFQEHRAPRILVSGATGKEGFDEAAAMARYLQSRGVPAGAIIEDNQGWTTDATARNAAVLMRTHGWKTAMVATQYFHVPRFRLALERSGIAVSGNVHAPYFELRDLYSVPRETVGYAVYFMRN, from the coding sequence ATGCGAAAAATAACTGTGCTCGGTTCAAGCGCTGTTGGCGTATTCCTGCTGGCCACCGCCGCCCTGATGCTGGCGGGCCTGAACGACAAACTGGCTCCCGCCGATGTGATCGTCGTGCCGGGCAATACGATTGCGCCCGACGGCACGCCCAGCCCCCGGCTGCAGGCGCGGCTCGACGTGGCGCTGAAACAGTTTCAGGAACACAGGGCGCCGCGCATTCTCGTCAGCGGGGCGACGGGCAAGGAAGGGTTTGACGAGGCCGCGGCTATGGCCCGCTACCTGCAGTCGCGCGGCGTGCCGGCCGGCGCCATCATCGAAGATAACCAGGGCTGGACGACGGACGCCACGGCGCGCAATGCGGCCGTTCTGATGCGCACGCATGGCTGGAAGACGGCCATGGTCGCCACACAATATTTCCATGTGCCCCGCTTCCGGCTGGCGCTGGAGCGCAGCGGCATCGCCGTCAGCGGCAACGTGCACGCGCCCTATTTCGAGCTGCGCGACCTGTATTCCGTGCCGCGCGAAACGGTGGGCTATGCCGTGTATTTCATGCGCAATTGA
- a CDS encoding NADPH-dependent FMN reductase, whose amino-acid sequence MSQYNVAIIVGSLRKDSFNRKLADALIKLAPPEFSFKHIEIGDLPLYDQDDDGAQAEQVLRLKSDISASQALLFLTPEYNRSIPGVLKNALDHGSRPYGQSVWGGKPGAVLGVSVGATGTALAQQHLRNILSYLDVPLLGQPEMFIQAKDGLFDEHGGIGPASLGFFQGWMQRYADWVRKHAIHA is encoded by the coding sequence ATGAGCCAATATAACGTTGCTATCATCGTCGGCAGCCTGCGCAAGGATTCCTTCAACCGCAAGCTGGCCGATGCCCTCATCAAGCTGGCGCCGCCCGAGTTTTCTTTCAAGCACATCGAAATTGGCGACTTGCCGCTGTACGACCAGGACGATGACGGCGCCCAGGCCGAGCAGGTGCTGCGCCTCAAATCCGACATTTCCGCATCACAAGCCTTGCTCTTCCTCACCCCCGAATACAATCGCTCGATCCCCGGCGTGCTGAAAAACGCCCTCGACCACGGCTCGCGTCCGTATGGCCAGAGCGTGTGGGGCGGCAAGCCGGGCGCCGTGCTTGGCGTGTCCGTCGGCGCCACGGGCACGGCGCTGGCGCAGCAGCATTTGCGCAATATACTGTCCTACCTGGACGTGCCGCTGCTGGGACAACCGGAAATGTTTATCCAGGCCAAGGATGGTCTGTTTGACGAACATGGCGGCATCGGTCCGGCCAGCCTCGGTTTCTTCCAGGGCTGGATGCAGCGCTACGCGGACTGGGTCCGCAAGCACGCGATCCACGCTTGA
- a CDS encoding DMT family transporter produces the protein MHQENKSRRGMLAGIAAGALWGLVFLAPALIPAFQPLELSVGRYLAYGLIAAVLVAPSWRRLLRTLGWREWRGLVWLSLTGNIVYYVLLASAVQTGGVAMTSMVIGLLPLVVTLVGSRDRHAVPLRKLMPSLLLSAGGLACISWQSLASPRHASLLGLLCALAALLSWTVYAVGNSRWLGRLRSVSAQEWNLLTGVVTGAAALLLAIPVALAAPGKHGGTAWLQFAGVVTGVALLCSVVGNGLWNQASRVLPLTMMGQMIVFEFLFALLYGYLWEQRLPTPAEAAATILLLAGVLACAAAHRPPSCAARVSGIS, from the coding sequence ATGCATCAGGAAAACAAGAGCCGGCGGGGTATGCTTGCCGGCATCGCCGCGGGCGCGCTATGGGGGCTGGTATTCCTGGCGCCCGCGCTGATCCCCGCCTTCCAGCCGCTGGAATTGTCCGTGGGCCGCTACCTCGCGTATGGCCTGATCGCGGCCGTGCTCGTCGCGCCGTCGTGGCGGCGCCTGCTGCGCACCTTGGGCTGGCGCGAATGGCGCGGCCTGGTCTGGCTCAGCCTGACCGGCAATATCGTGTATTACGTGCTGCTGGCCAGCGCCGTGCAGACGGGCGGGGTGGCCATGACGTCGATGGTGATCGGCTTGCTGCCGCTGGTCGTCACGCTCGTCGGCAGCCGCGACCGCCATGCCGTGCCGCTGCGCAAATTGATGCCTTCCTTGCTGCTGAGCGCGGGCGGGCTAGCCTGCATCAGCTGGCAGTCGCTGGCCAGCCCCCGCCATGCGTCCCTGCTGGGGCTGCTGTGCGCGCTGGCGGCGCTGCTGTCGTGGACGGTGTATGCGGTCGGCAACAGCCGCTGGCTGGGACGGCTGCGTTCGGTCTCGGCGCAGGAGTGGAATCTGTTGACGGGCGTGGTCACGGGCGCTGCCGCGCTGCTGCTGGCCATTCCCGTCGCGCTGGCCGCGCCTGGTAAGCATGGCGGCACGGCCTGGCTGCAATTTGCCGGCGTCGTGACCGGTGTCGCGCTGCTGTGTTCTGTCGTCGGCAACGGCTTGTGGAACCAGGCCAGCCGCGTCCTGCCGCTGACCATGATGGGACAGATGATCGTCTTTGAGTTCCTGTTTGCCTTGCTGTACGGCTACTTGTGGGAGCAGCGCTTGCCCACGCCTGCGGAAGCGGCGGCGACGATCCTGCTGCTGGCGGGCGTGCTGGCGTGCGCCGCGGCGCACCGGCCGCCTAGTTGCGCGGCTCGTGTATCCGGAATTTCCTGA
- a CDS encoding Lrp/AsnC ligand binding domain-containing protein, with translation MRILKESARGLDKLDRHILRILQQDGRISMKDLGEQVGLSITPCIERVKRMERDGVITGYHAKVNPAALGAKLLVFVEITLNQKSASAFEQFRREVLQIPEVQECHLVSGDFDYLIKARIHEMAEYRKLLGDMLLQLPGAAQSKSYVVMEEIKETLALSTDVLQNR, from the coding sequence ATGAGAATCCTTAAAGAATCGGCACGTGGCCTCGACAAGCTGGACCGCCACATCCTGCGCATCCTGCAACAGGATGGCCGCATCTCGATGAAAGACCTCGGTGAACAGGTGGGCCTGTCCATCACGCCCTGCATCGAGCGGGTCAAGCGCATGGAACGCGACGGCGTCATCACGGGCTATCACGCCAAGGTGAACCCGGCCGCGCTGGGCGCCAAGCTGCTCGTCTTTGTAGAGATTACGCTCAATCAAAAATCCGCGTCCGCCTTCGAGCAATTCCGCCGCGAAGTGCTGCAGATTCCCGAGGTGCAGGAATGCCATCTGGTGTCGGGCGATTTCGATTACCTGATCAAGGCGCGCATCCATGAAATGGCCGAGTACCGCAAGCTGCTGGGCGACATGCTGCTGCAACTGCCGGGCGCCGCGCAATCGAAAAGCTATGTGGTGATGGAAGAAATCAAGGAAACCCTGGCGCTGTCGACCGACGTGCTGCAGAACCGCTAA
- a CDS encoding sensor domain-containing diguanylate cyclase: MWTKPVPRMNLRRLIVLVAFASALVSLANTFYASYSVQRQLLIDTTLEANHAYASKLASTAEDFLQSARQQLAYSAGSLPSRMGDEQWLTDEAQRLRLQTNSFNSVLIVNADGKVLGVSPETLALKNRTLDSAGAIQALRERRPLVTQPYVSSAGNLVVFISHPIVGKDGRYLGYVGGSIYLKQKNILYTMLGQHYYRDGSYLYVVDQNRRLLYHPNPERLGEVAGSNDVIDTIIAQQGGGNRRMRNSLGVDMLAGYAVMPSTGWGIVAQRPTAMTLAPLKQLMANTVWHSLPIALLSLPFIWWLASLISRPLMQLADGARRMDAAGTAEHIGAIRAWYVEAAQIKKALLKGLALLQNKIGKLKSDVETDPLTGLSNRRGMAAALGAWQAQARPFSVIAIDIDHFKQVNDQWGHAVGDEVILRLAQLMRACSRGADVLCRNGGDEFIMLLPDADLDVALQVAERLRAKVGAAVIPGAGAITVSLGVVSSEQEAGKVGGADAVLLAADAALYVAKESGRNCVGITEPA; the protein is encoded by the coding sequence ATGTGGACTAAACCTGTTCCGCGCATGAATCTGCGCCGTTTGATCGTGCTCGTGGCTTTTGCCAGCGCCCTGGTGTCCCTGGCCAATACCTTCTATGCCAGCTACAGCGTGCAGCGCCAGTTGCTGATCGACACCACCCTGGAAGCGAACCACGCGTATGCGAGCAAGCTGGCCAGCACGGCCGAGGATTTCCTCCAGTCGGCGCGCCAGCAGCTGGCCTACAGCGCCGGCAGCCTGCCGTCGCGCATGGGTGACGAGCAGTGGCTGACGGACGAGGCGCAGCGGCTGCGTTTGCAAACGAACAGCTTCAATTCCGTGCTCATCGTCAATGCGGACGGCAAGGTGCTGGGCGTGTCGCCCGAAACGCTGGCCCTGAAAAACCGCACGCTCGATTCGGCCGGCGCCATCCAGGCGCTGCGCGAACGGCGCCCGCTGGTGACGCAGCCTTACGTCTCCTCGGCCGGCAACCTGGTGGTCTTCATTTCGCACCCCATCGTTGGCAAGGATGGCCGTTACCTCGGCTATGTGGGCGGCAGTATCTACCTGAAACAGAAAAACATCCTGTACACCATGCTGGGCCAGCATTATTACCGTGACGGTTCCTACCTGTACGTGGTGGACCAGAACCGGCGCCTGCTGTACCACCCGAATCCCGAACGCCTGGGCGAAGTGGCCGGCAGCAATGACGTCATCGATACCATCATCGCGCAGCAGGGCGGCGGCAACCGGCGCATGCGCAACAGCCTGGGCGTGGACATGCTGGCCGGCTACGCCGTCATGCCATCGACGGGCTGGGGCATCGTGGCGCAGCGTCCGACGGCCATGACCCTGGCCCCGCTGAAACAGCTGATGGCCAACACGGTATGGCATTCGCTGCCGATCGCCTTGCTGAGCCTGCCATTCATCTGGTGGCTGGCCAGCCTGATTTCGCGGCCCCTGATGCAGCTGGCCGACGGTGCGCGGCGCATGGATGCGGCCGGCACGGCCGAGCATATCGGCGCCATCCGCGCCTGGTACGTGGAGGCGGCGCAGATCAAGAAAGCCCTGCTGAAGGGCCTGGCCTTGTTGCAGAACAAGATCGGCAAGTTGAAGTCCGACGTGGAGACGGACCCGCTGACGGGCCTGTCGAACCGGCGCGGCATGGCGGCGGCGCTGGGCGCCTGGCAGGCGCAGGCACGGCCGTTTTCCGTCATCGCCATCGACATCGACCATTTCAAGCAAGTCAACGACCAGTGGGGCCATGCCGTGGGTGATGAAGTCATCCTGCGCCTGGCGCAACTGATGCGCGCCTGTTCGCGCGGTGCCGACGTGCTGTGCCGCAATGGCGGCGATGAATTCATCATGCTCTTGCCCGACGCCGACCTGGACGTGGCCCTGCAGGTGGCCGAGCGCCTGCGGGCCAAGGTGGGCGCCGCCGTGATTCCCGGCGCGGGCGCCATCACGGTGTCGCTGGGCGTCGTGTCGTCGGAACAGGAGGCGGGCAAGGTTGGCGGCGCGGACGCCGTGCTGCTGGCCGCCGACGCGGCCCTGTACGTGGCCAAGGAAAGCGGCCGCAATTGCGTGGGCATCACGGAGCCTGCCTGA
- a CDS encoding tetratricopeptide repeat protein: MQLPASLAHISAEQDWQHSTAYPPLGFTPFAEGALGNGDSFGLYWPIGREASEPIVVETWHDEWRIQPHFSSLAAFLQAHAAAEDEYVGTPTLDDDPASPRAAFLSAKELIAQRKPDAAIALLEAALAIIPEYTDALALLHGLYVRAGRTADAARVAIQAIISPPSFGGPPLKALQWLRTQPVPDGEPDPIWRACGQLSFHFGGSKDNGDYRVLLAAIDDYLAQGDSIRASTLMQTYAELMSAETVSFQERYAFDPTAFIARQIAVSAGLPQGSRDPAMLWSGDLA, translated from the coding sequence ATGCAATTACCCGCAAGCCTCGCCCACATCTCGGCGGAACAAGACTGGCAACACTCGACAGCGTATCCACCGCTCGGCTTCACCCCGTTTGCCGAAGGCGCGCTGGGCAATGGTGACAGTTTCGGCCTGTACTGGCCCATCGGCCGCGAAGCGAGCGAGCCCATCGTCGTCGAAACGTGGCACGATGAATGGCGCATCCAGCCGCACTTTTCCAGCCTGGCGGCGTTCCTGCAAGCCCACGCTGCAGCGGAAGACGAGTATGTCGGCACGCCAACGCTGGACGACGACCCCGCCTCGCCGCGCGCCGCCTTCCTGTCGGCCAAGGAATTGATCGCGCAGCGCAAGCCGGACGCGGCCATCGCCCTGCTGGAAGCGGCGCTGGCCATCATTCCCGAATATACGGACGCCCTGGCCTTGCTGCACGGCCTGTACGTGCGCGCGGGAAGAACCGCTGACGCCGCCAGGGTGGCCATCCAGGCCATCATCTCGCCGCCCTCGTTTGGCGGCCCGCCCCTGAAAGCCCTGCAATGGCTGCGCACGCAGCCGGTGCCGGATGGCGAACCTGACCCCATCTGGCGCGCCTGCGGGCAGCTGTCGTTCCACTTTGGCGGCAGCAAGGACAATGGGGATTATCGCGTGCTGCTGGCCGCCATCGACGACTACCTGGCCCAGGGCGACTCGATACGCGCCTCGACCCTGATGCAAACCTACGCCGAACTGATGAGCGCCGAAACCGTCTCGTTCCAGGAACGCTACGCCTTCGATCCAACCGCCTTCATCGCGCGGCAAATCGCCGTCAGCGCGGGGCTGCCGCAGGGAAGCCGGGATCCCGCCATGCTATGGTCAGGCGACCTGGCCTAG
- a CDS encoding helix-turn-helix domain-containing protein: MTVAVIAFDGMTPFHLSVPCLVFGAQTDEADLPSFHVRVCAADPVPMRTAAGFGITPEFGLEGLGGADIVIMPAWHDDCRDAAAPLVAALQAASRRGARMVGLCLGAFPLAQAGLLDGKSAATHWGMADWLAARYPKVRVDREVLYVDDGAVLTSAGVAAGLDCCLYLLRQLAGAEVANRVARRLLVAPHRQGGQAQFIERPLPVSGSEGRFADVLASVTASLGKAHSIDALAEQAAMSRRNFTRHFRQAMGTSFKQWLLNQRLAHAQGLLEKSAASIDVVAQEAGFGTALSLRQHFRASLQTSPSAYRKLFRQQLGQVA; encoded by the coding sequence TTGACGGTGGCCGTGATTGCCTTCGACGGCATGACGCCATTCCACTTGTCCGTGCCTTGCCTCGTGTTTGGCGCCCAGACGGACGAGGCCGATCTGCCGTCTTTCCACGTGCGCGTATGCGCCGCCGATCCCGTGCCCATGCGCACGGCGGCCGGCTTCGGCATCACGCCCGAGTTCGGCCTGGAAGGATTGGGCGGGGCCGATATCGTCATCATGCCGGCCTGGCACGATGATTGCCGCGACGCGGCGGCGCCCCTGGTCGCGGCGCTGCAGGCGGCCAGCCGGCGCGGCGCACGCATGGTGGGCCTGTGCCTGGGCGCATTTCCTTTGGCACAGGCGGGCTTGTTGGACGGCAAGAGCGCAGCCACGCACTGGGGCATGGCGGACTGGCTGGCTGCCCGTTATCCCAAGGTCAGGGTGGACCGGGAAGTGCTGTACGTGGACGATGGCGCCGTGCTGACATCGGCCGGCGTGGCGGCCGGCCTCGATTGCTGCCTGTATCTGCTGCGCCAATTGGCGGGCGCCGAGGTGGCCAACCGGGTGGCGCGCCGCCTGTTGGTGGCGCCGCACCGCCAGGGCGGGCAGGCGCAATTCATCGAGCGTCCGCTGCCCGTGTCCGGCAGCGAAGGGCGCTTTGCCGACGTGCTGGCCAGCGTGACGGCCAGCCTGGGCAAGGCGCACAGCATCGACGCGCTGGCCGAACAGGCCGCCATGAGCCGGCGCAATTTCACGCGCCACTTCCGCCAGGCCATGGGCACTTCGTTCAAGCAGTGGCTGCTGAACCAGCGCCTGGCGCATGCGCAAGGCTTGCTGGAAAAGAGCGCGGCCTCGATCGACGTCGTGGCGCAAGAGGCCGGCTTCGGCACGGCCCTGTCGCTGCGCCAGCATTTCCGGGCCAGCTTGCAGACGTCGCCATCGGCGTATCGCAAGCTGTTCCGGCAGCAGCTAGGCCAGGTCGCCTGA
- a CDS encoding cysteine hydrolase family protein, whose product MSTTPRRALLVIDVQNEYFTGDMPIEYPSVDISLPNIVQAMAAARAAGVPVIVVQHDAPEASPIFAKGSDGWQLHPQVAAFAADHRINKTMGSAFAGTDLREWLADHGIDTLSVIGYMTHNCDAATIYHAAHDGLQVEFLQDATGTLPYANAGGTASAEEIHRVFSAVFHSNFAAVSSTQDWLKAVSEGKPLAMDNIYLSNQRARKAQAN is encoded by the coding sequence ATGTCCACCACCCCGCGCCGCGCCCTGCTCGTCATCGACGTACAAAATGAATACTTCACGGGCGACATGCCCATCGAATATCCATCCGTCGACATTTCCCTGCCGAACATCGTCCAGGCCATGGCCGCCGCCCGCGCCGCCGGCGTGCCCGTGATCGTCGTCCAGCACGATGCGCCGGAAGCCTCGCCCATTTTCGCCAAGGGCAGCGACGGCTGGCAGCTGCATCCGCAAGTGGCCGCCTTTGCCGCCGACCACCGCATCAACAAGACCATGGGCAGCGCGTTTGCGGGCACGGACTTGCGCGAATGGCTGGCCGACCACGGCATCGACACCCTGAGCGTGATCGGCTACATGACGCACAACTGCGACGCGGCCACCATCTACCACGCCGCGCACGACGGCTTGCAAGTGGAATTCCTGCAGGACGCCACCGGCACCCTGCCCTACGCCAACGCGGGCGGCACGGCCAGCGCCGAGGAAATCCACCGCGTCTTCAGCGCCGTATTCCACTCGAATTTCGCCGCCGTGTCCAGCACGCAGGATTGGCTCAAGGCCGTAAGCGAAGGCAAGCCGCTGGCAATGGACAATATTTATCTGTCGAACCAGCGCGCGCGCAAGGCGCAGGCGAACTGA
- a CDS encoding helix-turn-helix transcriptional regulator — MSSSSHSAIDLSFRSYAHIGAPDRHDFVQLVLPLSGQLLLEIDGKQGKVDTQLGVVIPAHAWHAQHSQVANHSIIVDVDAAVVARSGWQRLLDGSYTAIGPGARKLIEYLGVMAQQRALTPAVVTGWTPLLLDTLLLGEPQPRSRLGALLARVQAEPGLPWSTASMAHFANLSVSRLHALFREEMDISPHAWLRQQRMARACDLLAAGDASLAEIALAAGFSEQSALTRAMRDGMDVTPAAYRRACRDKWEKWSTRQ, encoded by the coding sequence ATGTCCAGTTCATCACACTCTGCCATCGACCTCAGCTTTCGCAGCTATGCGCACATCGGCGCGCCGGACCGCCACGATTTCGTGCAGCTGGTGCTGCCCCTCAGCGGACAGCTGTTGCTGGAAATCGACGGCAAGCAGGGGAAAGTCGATACGCAGCTGGGCGTGGTGATCCCGGCGCACGCCTGGCATGCCCAGCATAGCCAGGTGGCCAATCACTCCATCATCGTCGACGTGGACGCGGCCGTCGTGGCGCGCAGCGGCTGGCAGCGCCTGCTGGACGGCTCCTACACGGCGATCGGGCCGGGCGCCCGCAAGCTGATTGAATACCTGGGTGTCATGGCGCAGCAGCGGGCGCTGACGCCGGCCGTTGTCACGGGCTGGACGCCGCTGTTGCTCGATACCTTGTTGCTGGGAGAGCCGCAGCCCCGTTCGCGTCTTGGCGCGTTGCTTGCTCGTGTGCAAGCCGAGCCGGGCTTGCCGTGGTCGACGGCGTCGATGGCGCACTTTGCCAATCTCAGCGTCAGCCGTTTGCATGCGCTGTTCCGAGAGGAAATGGATATCAGTCCGCATGCCTGGCTGCGGCAGCAGCGCATGGCGCGCGCTTGCGACTTGCTTGCCGCCGGCGATGCCAGCCTGGCCGAGATCGCGCTGGCGGCCGGCTTTTCCGAACAGAGCGCATTGACGCGCGCCATGCGCGACGGCATGGATGTCACGCCGGCGGCCTACCGGCGCGCATGTCGCGATAAATGGGAGAAATGGTCAACAAGGCAGTAG
- the alr gene encoding alanine racemase → MPPKERSGAILTVDLDAVRANYRLLRDKAHPAACSAVVKSDAYGLGAAQVGAALYEEGCRHFFVAHLEEGISLRPHVAPDAAIFVLHGPPVGTEGEFTAHGLIPVLNSEPQVAGWRQHAKALDTTLDAIVQVDTGMSRMGLSPQEIDGWLADEHFLDGIKVRYVMSHLACADERSNPMNGEQLARFIAIRARLPQYRASLANSSGIFLSPDYHFDLVRPGAALYGIGPQGGEPNPLRSVVRLQGKVLQTRTIAAGDHVGYSRRYTASEPRQVATVSVGYADGWLRSMSNQGLAIVDGVKVPQIGAISMDSITLDVSAIAEERVAPGSLVDLICAEHPVDAVAAMANTIGYEVLTNLGGRYYREYQGLAGAR, encoded by the coding sequence ATGCCTCCAAAGGAACGTAGCGGCGCCATCCTGACGGTGGACCTGGACGCCGTGCGCGCCAACTACCGCTTGCTGCGCGACAAGGCGCACCCGGCCGCCTGCTCGGCCGTCGTCAAATCCGACGCGTATGGCCTGGGCGCCGCGCAAGTGGGCGCAGCCCTGTATGAAGAAGGGTGCCGCCATTTCTTCGTGGCGCACCTGGAAGAGGGCATCAGCCTGCGTCCACACGTGGCGCCCGACGCGGCCATCTTCGTGTTGCACGGTCCGCCCGTCGGCACGGAAGGTGAATTCACGGCCCACGGCCTGATTCCCGTGCTCAACAGCGAGCCGCAGGTGGCGGGCTGGCGCCAGCACGCAAAGGCCTTGGACACCACCCTGGACGCCATCGTGCAGGTGGACACGGGCATGTCGCGCATGGGCCTGTCGCCGCAGGAAATCGATGGTTGGCTGGCGGATGAACACTTCCTCGACGGCATCAAGGTGCGCTACGTCATGAGCCACCTGGCGTGCGCCGATGAGCGCAGCAACCCCATGAATGGCGAGCAGCTGGCCCGTTTCATCGCCATCCGCGCCCGTTTGCCGCAATACCGCGCCAGCCTGGCCAATTCCTCGGGCATCTTCTTGTCGCCCGATTATCACTTCGACCTGGTGCGCCCGGGCGCTGCCCTGTACGGCATCGGGCCGCAGGGGGGCGAACCGAATCCCTTGCGCTCGGTCGTGCGCCTGCAAGGCAAGGTGCTGCAGACGCGCACGATTGCCGCCGGCGACCACGTGGGCTACAGCCGCCGCTACACGGCCAGCGAGCCGCGCCAGGTGGCCACGGTGTCCGTCGGCTATGCCGATGGCTGGCTGCGCAGCATGAGCAACCAGGGCCTGGCCATCGTCGACGGCGTGAAAGTGCCGCAGATCGGCGCCATCTCGATGGATTCCATCACGCTTGACGTAAGCGCCATCGCCGAAGAACGCGTGGCGCCGGGCAGCCTGGTTGACCTGATCTGCGCCGAACACCCGGTCGACGCCGTCGCGGCCATGGCCAATACCATCGGCTATGAGGTATTGACGAACCTGGGCGGGCGCTACTACCGCGAGTATCAAGGGCTTGCCGGCGCACGTTAA